Below is a genomic region from candidate division TA06 bacterium B3_TA06.
CCGCAAGCAGCCTGTCCACGAGATCGTCGGTAGTAACACCCTCAGCCTCGGCAGCAAACGAGGTCACCAACCTGTGCCTTAATACCGGATGCGCCATGGCCTTCAAATCCTCCTCACCCGGTGTCAGCTCACCCCGAAGTATCGCCCGCGCCTTTGACCCCAATATCAGATACTGCGACGCCC
It encodes:
- a CDS encoding AAA family ATPase, coding for ASQYLILGSKARAILRGELTPGEEDLKAMAHPVLRHRLVTSFAAEAEGVTTDDLVDRLLAEAGAFT